Proteins from one Peromyscus eremicus chromosome 8a, PerEre_H2_v1, whole genome shotgun sequence genomic window:
- the Rpain gene encoding RPA-interacting protein isoform X1: MAESSGSPHRWLYKQVGSPPWKEAFRKRCLERMRNSRHRLLNKYRQAASGTPGRASDRLLVQEVMEEEWNSLQSVENYPEALIQLGLPGDLAVLQDIEQELCDEEKSIISEYEKSLQFDENCLNSMLAEWEANPLICPVCIKYNLRIMNSVVTCPCGLHIPFHSPGLTEQKLRACLEDNINEHGAHCPHTPEFSVTGGTEEKPSLLMSCLACDTWAVIL; this comes from the exons ATGGCAGAGTCCTCGGGGTCTCCGCACCGCTGGTTGTACAAACAAGTGGGCTCGCCGCCCTGGAAAGAAGCTTTCAGGAAG agatgTCTCGAGAGAATGAGAAACAGCCGGCACAGGCTCCTGAACAAGTACCGCCAGGCTGCAAGTGGTACACCAGGGAGAGCCTCAGACAGATTGCTTGTGCAAGAagtgatggaggaagagtggaattcTTTGCAGTCAGTAGAGAATTATCCAGAGGCCTTGATTCAG TTGGGACTGCCAGGGGACCTAGCTGTGCTGCAGGACATCGAACAGGAGCTGTGTGATGAAg AAAAGTCCATCATAAGCGAGTATGAGAAGAGCTTACAGTTTGATGAAAATTGTCTCAACAGCATGTTGGCTGAGTGGGAAGCAAACCCCCTCATCTGTCCTGTGTGTATAAA GTACAACCTGAGAATAATGAACAGTGTGGTCACGTGTCCGTGTGGCCTGCACATCCCATTTCAC TCTCCAGGGTTGACAGAGCAGAAGCTGCGTGCCTGTTTGGAGGATAACATAAATGAACACGGTGCACACTGTCCCCACACGCCTGAATTTTCAGTCACCGGTGGAACAGAAGAGAAGCCCAGTCTTCTGATGAGCTGCCTG GCTTGTGACACTTGGGCTGTGATCCTCTAA
- the Rpain gene encoding RPA-interacting protein isoform X2 gives MAESSGSPHRWLYKQVGSPPWKEAFRKRCLERMRNSRHRLLNKYRQAASGTPGRASDRLLVQEVMEEEWNSLQSVENYPEALIQLGLPGDLAVLQDIEQELCDEEKSIISEYEKSLQFDENCLNSMLAEWEANPLICPVCINLQG, from the exons ATGGCAGAGTCCTCGGGGTCTCCGCACCGCTGGTTGTACAAACAAGTGGGCTCGCCGCCCTGGAAAGAAGCTTTCAGGAAG agatgTCTCGAGAGAATGAGAAACAGCCGGCACAGGCTCCTGAACAAGTACCGCCAGGCTGCAAGTGGTACACCAGGGAGAGCCTCAGACAGATTGCTTGTGCAAGAagtgatggaggaagagtggaattcTTTGCAGTCAGTAGAGAATTATCCAGAGGCCTTGATTCAG TTGGGACTGCCAGGGGACCTAGCTGTGCTGCAGGACATCGAACAGGAGCTGTGTGATGAAg AAAAGTCCATCATAAGCGAGTATGAGAAGAGCTTACAGTTTGATGAAAATTGTCTCAACAGCATGTTGGCTGAGTGGGAAGCAAACCCCCTCATCTGTCCTGTGTGTATAAA TCTCCAGGGTTGA
- the C1qbp gene encoding complement component 1 Q subcomponent-binding protein, mitochondrial, whose translation MLPLLRCVPRALGAAATGLRAAVPASPLRQLLQPAPRPCLRPFGLLSVRAGSARRSGLLQPPAPCSCGCGALHTEGDKAFVEFLTDEIKEEKKIQKHKSLPKMSGDWELEVNGTEAKLLRKVAGEKITVTFNINNSIPPTFDGEEEPSQGQKAEEQEPELTSTPNFVVEVTKSDGKKTLVLDCHYPEDEIGQEDEAESDIFSIKEVSFQATGDSEWRDTNYTLNTDSLDWALYDHLMDFLADRGVDNTFADELVELSTALEHQEYITFLEDLKSFVKSQ comes from the exons ATGCTTCCCCTGCTGCGCTGCGTGCCCCGCGCCCTGGGCGCCGCTGCCACGGGCCTCCGCGCCGCTGTCCCCGCCTCGCCGCTCCGGCAGCTGCTGCAGCCCGCGCCCCGGCCGTGCCTCCGGCCCTTCGGGCTGCTCAGCGTACGAGCGGGCTCCGCGCGGCGCTCCGGCCTCCTGCAGCCCCCGGCGCCCTGCTCGTGCGGCTGTGGAGCTCTGCACACCGAGG GAGACAAAGCCTTTGTTGAATTCTTGACGGATGAAattaaggaagagaagaaaatccaGAAGCATAAGTCCCTTCCGAAGATGTCTGGAGATTGGGAACTGGAAGTGAACGGGACGGAGGCTAAATTATTGCGCAAAGTTGCTGGAGAAAA GATCACTGTCACTTTCAACATTAACAACAGCATCCCTCCAACATTTGATGGTGAAGAGGAGCCCTCACAAGGGCAGAAGGCTGAAGAACAGGAG CCAGAACTGACATCAACTCCCAATTTTGTGGTTGAAGTCACAAAGAGTGATGGCAAGAAGACCCTTGTACTGGACTGTCACTATCCTGAGGATGAG ATTGGACAAGAAGATGAGGCCGAGAGTGATATTTTCTCTATCAAGGAGGTTAGCTTTCAAGCCACTGGTGACTCTGAATGGAGGGATACTAACTACACACTCAACACGGACTCCCTGGACTGG GCCTTGTATGACCACCTGATGGATTTCCTTGCCGACCGCGGGGTGGACAACACTTTTGCAGATGAGTTGGTGGAGCTCAGTACAGCCCTAGAGCACCAAGAATATATCACCTTTCTCGAAGACCTCAAAAGTTTTGTCAAGAGCCAGTAG